Proteins from a single region of Harmonia axyridis chromosome 4, icHarAxyr1.1, whole genome shotgun sequence:
- the LOC123678077 gene encoding porphobilinogen deaminase, with protein MSEKKVIKVGSRKSELALIQTRYVISLLKEKYPEKEFEIVTMNTLGDNVLDIPLPKIGEKSLFTKELEASLKTGCVDFVVHSLKDLPTTLPEGMVIGAVLTREDPRDALVLHEKFKGCTLKTLPKGSIIGTSSLRRSAQLSRKYPSLIVENIRGNLNTRLKKLDSLNKFDAIILATAGLHRIGWHERISAILEPDDIMYAVGQGALAVECRENDKETIDLLSPLYELETALKILAERSFLKTLGGGCSAPVAVTCDLDYIKEKERKETELTLKGGVWSLDGQIEIIDGLSTKLIYKNGYDKCKNCPYNNNGDKLSNETKNGGCSKRCSSTIENEDVPKKRQKLEELPIELLKEDPHEHCPVEIPIGSDFMGKCPFLEKGPSEAKKILENLDLKLPEQCPFKSISNEVSTSKNEISSSITKEDKYCGLVLHKKADVKDFEEAALLGQKVAERLIVKGASEVMAKARATIHI; from the exons atgagtgaAAAAAAAGTGATTAAAGTCGGCTCACGAAAAAGCGAA ctTGCTCTTATCCAGACTCGATATGTAATATCTTTATTAAAAGAGAAATATCCTGAAAAAGAATTTGAGATTG TAACTATGAATACACTTGGTGACAACGTCCTAGACATTCCTCTTCCTAAAATTGGTGAAAAATCTCTTTTTACGAAAGAACTAGAGGCTTCTCTTAAAACAGGATGTGTTGATTTTGTTGTTCATTCTTTGAAAGATTTACCTACTACTCTTCCTGAAGGAATGGTTATAGGAGCAGTTTTAACCAG AGAAGATCCAAGGGATGCTCTGGTgcttcatgaaaaattcaaaggtTGCACGTTAAAGACACTTCCCAAAGGAAGTATTATTGGTACTTCAAGTCTGAGAAGGTCTGCACAATTGTCAAGAAAATATCCAAGtttaattgttgaaaatataagaGGAAACCTAAACACTAGATTGAAAAAATTGGATAGTTTAAATAAGTTTGATGCTATAATTTTGGCAACCGCTGGTCTACATAGGATTGGATGGCATGAGAGAATATCAGCT ATATTGGAGCCAGATGATATTATGTATGCAGTAGGCCAAGGGGCTCTAGCTGTAGAATGTAGAGAAAATGACAAAGAAACTATTGACCTACTTAGTCCTCTTTATGAATTGGAAACTGCCCTGAAAATTCTAGCTGAAAGAAGCTTTCTAAAGACATTAGGGGGTGGATGTAGTGCACCAGTAGCTGTAACATGTGATTTAGATTATATCAAAGagaaagaaagaaaagaaaCAGAACTCACACTGAAAGGTGGTGTTTGGTCTTTAGATGGTCAAATAGAAATTATAGATGGACTATCTACTAAATTAATTTACAAAAACGGTTATGACAAATGCAAAAACTGTCCCTACAATAATAATGGGGATAAGCTCTCTAACGAAACTAAAAATGGTGGTTGTTCAAAAAGATGTTCCTCAACAATAGAGAATGAAGATGTTCCTAAAAAAAGACAAAAGTTAGAGGAATTGCCCATTGAATTACTGAAAGAAGATCCACATGAACACTGCCCAGTTGAAATTCCAATTGGATCAGATTTCATGGGTAAATGTCCTTTTCTCGAGAAAGGACCTAGCGAAGCAAAGAAGATCTTGGAAAACTTAGACCTAAAACTTCCAGAACAATGTCCATTTAAATCTATAAGCAATGAAGTTTCAACTagtaaaaatgaaatatcatcTTCCATAACAAAAGAAGATAAATATTGCGGTTTGGTGCTCCACAAAAAGGCTGATGTTAAAGATTTTGAGGAAGCCGCTTTATTGGGACAAAAAGTAGCTGAAAGGCTTATCGTTAAAGGTGCATCAGAGGTTATGGCAAAAGCAAGAGCGACTATACATAtatga
- the LOC123677842 gene encoding GATA zinc finger domain-containing protein 14-like: MKSLTSGCSSDKTTGRGKASFTVTSEDNPYYKTKRLMRASSVWVTMLLKCLLIFGLIFSLEAASIPKGIPVNVVYLETTKIPDNAGDKAQVRYLQNKNLDEKVQLSSRELKEANQHIPLPEAGVDDGKIFLKAKSVFLERLTNFKHQVDGFSLKTPQKKPNAEDWSKLNEKLQVVFKKYENTGLRQNQGSFISEMTQATGEWFQSVIGNNNNKPSGGEDEKPEEKPEENQGGLQQIWNNFQNGIAQTFGNIINQSNNNDSKPQEGTTSNTVLGDTGVQTTTKAPGFFEGLFTNLNINNNQGNKPGQESDTGVTPPQNIFQGAINNIINTFSSSSEKPPNSQGDTGETSTSRPGNQFIQNIQNIGNNFGQLFGQTTKPPGVSGDNEATNGPTNFFQNIGTAIQGVFNQNQASGSQSEGTTSAPNIINQGLQQIQIPGQNGGIEQFQNTGQQIVQNFQNPQNIGQQISSNIPAGSQNNTFQSIGQQITQGFQNPDQSQNIGQQITSGSLGQQISEVFQNQNFASQAQNIGQQITGNAPSDSQGGTGQAVGQQISQAFQNPQNFASQAQNIGQQITGNAPSDSQGSTGQAVGQQISQAFQNPQNFASQAQNIGQQLSENLPSVPQNNAGQGSQSSVSNLNVNQIPVVGQQFGQNSQNPIQAIGEQFQAGNPTNIINQIQSSTNQIQNPSINPVNLIDNQNQQVNVNQLTQIIPSSSENNSNGIQSAITNQFNNGLAQLNGSNNNAQQANADKPVKEEQVEKKALVDENKNKGEGEIMEAFER, encoded by the exons ATGAAGTCCTTGACCTCTGGTTGCAGTTCTGACAAGACAACCGGTCGAGGGAAAGCATCTTTTACGGTAACTTCTGAAGATAACCCTTACTATAAAACCAAGAGGCTGATGCGAGCTTCTTCAGTTTGGGTCACGATGTTgttgaaatgtttattgattttCGGCTTAATTTTTTCACTAGAAGCGGCAAGTATACCTAAGGGTATACCTGTCAACGTAGTCTACCtagaaacaacaaaaattccTGACAATGCCGGTGATAAAGCTCAAGTGAGGTACCTACAAAACAAGAACCTGGATGAAAAAGTTCAGCTTTCAAGCAGAGAGCTGAAAGAGGCAAATCAACACATACCACTCCCAGAAGCAGGAGTTGACGATGGAAAAATCTTCCTGAAGGCCAAAAGTGTCTTTTTAGAAAGACTGACTAATTTCAAACACCAAGTTGATGGATTTTCGCTGAAGACACCCCAGAAAAAACCAAATGCTGAGGATTGGTCCAAGTTGAACGAAAAACTGCAAGTTGTCTTCAAGAAGTATGAAAATACAGGTTTGCGACAAAACCAAGGAAGCTTTATATCTGAGATGACTCAAGCTACAGGAGAATGGTTCCAATCTGTCATAGGGAATAACAATAACAAACCAAGTGGCGGAGAAGACGAGAAGCCTGAGGAGAAACCTGAGGAGAACCAAGGTGGACTACAACAAATTTGGAACAATTTTCAAAACG GTATTGCACAAACATTCGGTAACATAATAAACCAGAGCAACAACAATGACTCCAAGCCTCAGGAGGGCACAACTTCCAACACCGTCCTAGGGGATACTGGTGTACAAACTACCACAAAAGCTCCTGGATTCTTTGAGGGTTTATTCACAAACCTCAACATTAACAACAACCAAGGTAACAAACCAGGTCAAGAAAGTGACACTGGCGTAACGCCTCCCCAAAATATCTTCCAAGGTGCCATCAACAATATCATCAATACCTTCAGTTCTTCTTCAGAGAAACCACCAAACTCTCAAGGCGATACTGGCGAAACATCAACATCCAGACCTGGCAAccaattcattcaaaacatccaAAACATAGGAAACAATTTTGGTCAATTGTTCGGACAGACCACTAAACCTCCTGGTGTTTCTGGTGACAATGAGGCTACAAATGGTCCTACAAACTTCTTCCAGAACATTGGCACAGCTATTCAAGGTGTCTTCAATCAAAACCAAGCATCAGGAAGTCAGTCAGAAGGTACCACATCTGCACCAAATATAATCAACCAAGGTTTGCAACAGATCCAAATCCCTGGCCAAAATGGTGGCATCGAGCAATTCCAAAACACTGGACAACAGATCGTCCAAAACTTCCAAAACCCCCAAAACATTGGACAGCAGATAAGTTCGAATATACCTGCAGGTTCTCAAAACAACACCTTCCAAAGTATTGGACAACAAATTACTCAAGGATTCCAAAATCCAGATCAATCACAAAATATCGGTCAACAAATAACTTCTGGTTCTCTTGGTCAGCAGATAAGTGAGGTGTTTCAAAATCAAAACTTTGCCAGCCAGGCGCAAAATATAGGACAACAAATAACTGGAAACGCACCTTCTGACTCTCAAGGTGGTACTGGACAAGCAGTTGGACAACAAATCAGCCAAGCTTTCCAAAACCCCCAAAACTTTGCCAGCCAAGCACAAAATATAGGACAACAAATAACTGGAAACGCACCTTCTGACTCTCAAGGCAGTACTGGACAAGCAGTTGGACAACAAATTAGCCAAGCTTTCCAAAACCCCCAAAACTTTGCCAGTCAAGCACAAAACATTGGACAGCAACTCAGTGAGAATCTGCCATCCGTTCCACAGAACAATGCTGGACAAGGTTCCCAGAGCAGTGTGTCCAATCTGAATGTCAACCAAATACCAGTTGTAGGACAACAGTTTGGTCAAAACTCCCAAAACCCTATCCAGGCGATCGGCGAGCAATTTCAGGCAGGCAACCCAACAAATATCATCAACCAGATACAAAGTTCAACCAACCAGATTCAAAACCCAAGTATCAATCCCGTTAACTTGATTGATAATCAAAATCAACAAGTGAATGTCAACCAATTGACTCAAATCATTCCATCCAGCTCTGAGAACAACTCGAATGGAATACAATCAGCCATTACAAACCAGTTCAATAACGGATTAGCACAACTGAATGGATCAAATAATAATGCACAGCAGGCAAATGCTGATAAACCAGTAAAAGAAGAACAAGTTGAAAAGAAAGCATTAGTTGATGAGAACAAAAACAAAGGAGAAGGAGAGATAATGGAAGCTTTTGAGAGATAA
- the LOC123677912 gene encoding titin isoform X3: protein MTMEIYLKRPHSGVPWGFRLIGGSDSHLPIVVSKIVEGSVAEQSGLEEDVLLERINNVPTSGLTHAEVNQIILATEDELFLTVRKVNLENLILASLNEEDSNSEITNILRQAVNTTTVIEEETELEELGLKKEFGVTMIIDNNKNKSENQISKDKNIYTPHISKYQLPQAQDSNKKWTTFLQKPKNPKPTSKNQAPPIPKSEQYKVIITKQPKREKQEIKPQEIPSQEEIVEEKEDANTQTTEEIPMELEVSVKTHITEETEVTIEDADEELQNEMENVQYEYVQGTYENIEASQEDYIQYDSTENEKITTEVMIENSQQEQTLSLEEQLAAVQRQLQELAQLPSSIQETLSVVTQQLANIVGDKKPNTETDEDPETRNEEMNENTETVEAGEAEEVEEHQMNEGNNPELVIDEASDRAEMEGGQSDVLSDIYEEQEVSETTEEANYEEILAAQLEAQRIEEERQAKHQLNQLSEVYPSRKKSGISSTI from the exons ATGACCATGGAAATATACCTGAAAAGACCTCATTCTGGAGTTCCTTGGGGATTTCGCCTCATCGGCGGTTCGGATTCCCATCTACCTATCGTAGTTTCCAAG ATTGTTGAGGGAAGTGTTGCCGAGCAGTCAGGGTTAGAAGAAGACGTCCTTCTTGAGAGGATCAATAATGTACCTACTTCTGGATTAACGCATGCTGAGGTCAACCAGATCATATTGGCTACAGAAGATGAGCTATTTCTCACAGTGAGAAA GGTGAATctagaaaatttaattttagcaTCTTTGAAC GAAGAAGACAGCAATTcggaaataacaaatattttaCGTCAGGCAGTAAATACAACTACAGTTATTGAGGAAGAAACAG agCTCGAGGAACTAGGGCTGAAAAA AGAATTCGGTGTGACTATGATAATAGATAACAATAAGAATAAAAgtgaaaatcaaatttcaaaagacAAAAACATCTACACTCCTCACATTAGCAAGTATCAATTGCCACAAGCACAAGATTCAAATAAAAAGTGGACAACATTTTTACAGAAGCCTAAGAACCCCAAACCAACGTCCAAAAATCAGGCCCCACCTATACCAAAG TCCGAGCAATACAAAGTCATCATTACAAAACAGCCTAAAAGAGAAAAACAGGAAATCAAACCTCAA GAAATACCCAGCCAAGAAGAAATAGTAGAGGAAAAAGAAGACGCAAATACCCAGACAACAGAAGAAATTCCAATGGAGTTAGAAGTAAGTGTTAAAACACATATAACAGAAGAAACTGAAGTAACCATCGAAGATGCAGATGAAGAACTACAAAATGAGATGGAAAACGTTCAATATGAATACGTACAAG GAACGTACGAAAACATTGAAGCATCACAAGAAGATTATATTCAATACGACTcaacagaaaatgaaaaaatcacaaCAGAGGTGATGATTGAAAATT CCCAACAAGAACAGACTCTATCTTTGGAAGAGCAATTAGCAGCAGTACAAAGGCAACTCCAAGAGCTAGCCCAACTACCATCATCCATTCAAGAAACCCTAAGTGTGGTCACGCAACAATTAGCAAATATAGTAGGAGACAAAAAACCAAATACAGAAACTGATGAAGATCCTGAAACAAGAAATGAAGAGATGAACGAAAATACTGAAACCGTTGAAGCTGGAGAAGCTGAGGAAGTTGAAGAGCATCAAATGAATGAAG gAAACAACCCTGAGTTAGTAATAGATGAAGCAAGTGATAGAGCTGAGATGGAAGGTGGACAATCTGATGTACTATCTGACATCTACGAAGAACAAGAGGTTTCCGAAACAACGGAAGAAGCAAATTACGAAGAAATTCTTGCAGCACAACTAGAAGCTCAACGCATTGAAGAGGAAAGGCAGGCAAAGCATCAGCTG aatcaacTTTCTGAAGTATACCCCTCCCGCAAAAAATCTGGAATATCTTCAACGATCTGA
- the LOC123677912 gene encoding RB1-inducible coiled-coil protein 1 isoform X2, with the protein MTMEIYLKRPHSGVPWGFRLIGGSDSHLPIVVSKIVEGSVAEQSGLEEDVLLERINNVPTSGLTHAEVNQIILATEDELFLTVRKVNLENLILASLNEEDSNSEITNILRQAVNTTTVIEEETELEELGLKKEFGVTMIIDNNKNKSENQISKDKNIYTPHISKYQLPQAQDSNKKWTTFLQKPKNPKPTSKNQAPPIPKSEQYKVIITKQPKREKQEIKPQEIPSQEEIVEEKEDANTQTTEEIPMELEVSVKTHITEETEVTIEDADEELQNEMENVQYEYVQGTYENIEASQEDYIQYDSTENEKITTEVMIENSQQEQTLSLEEQLAAVQRQLQELAQLPSSIQETLSVVTQQLANIVGDKKPNTETDEDPETRNEEMNENTETVEAGEAEEVEEHQMNEGNNPELVIDEASDRAEMEGGQSDVLSDIYEEQEVSETTEEANYEEILAAQLEAQRIEEERQAKHQLVDEWNRKWPWCDTSKKVYKINFLKYTPPAKNLEYLQRSDVYRLVHDMEPPVRGISLRSEKILAAQDYYTAESN; encoded by the exons ATGACCATGGAAATATACCTGAAAAGACCTCATTCTGGAGTTCCTTGGGGATTTCGCCTCATCGGCGGTTCGGATTCCCATCTACCTATCGTAGTTTCCAAG ATTGTTGAGGGAAGTGTTGCCGAGCAGTCAGGGTTAGAAGAAGACGTCCTTCTTGAGAGGATCAATAATGTACCTACTTCTGGATTAACGCATGCTGAGGTCAACCAGATCATATTGGCTACAGAAGATGAGCTATTTCTCACAGTGAGAAA GGTGAATctagaaaatttaattttagcaTCTTTGAAC GAAGAAGACAGCAATTcggaaataacaaatattttaCGTCAGGCAGTAAATACAACTACAGTTATTGAGGAAGAAACAG agCTCGAGGAACTAGGGCTGAAAAA AGAATTCGGTGTGACTATGATAATAGATAACAATAAGAATAAAAgtgaaaatcaaatttcaaaagacAAAAACATCTACACTCCTCACATTAGCAAGTATCAATTGCCACAAGCACAAGATTCAAATAAAAAGTGGACAACATTTTTACAGAAGCCTAAGAACCCCAAACCAACGTCCAAAAATCAGGCCCCACCTATACCAAAG TCCGAGCAATACAAAGTCATCATTACAAAACAGCCTAAAAGAGAAAAACAGGAAATCAAACCTCAA GAAATACCCAGCCAAGAAGAAATAGTAGAGGAAAAAGAAGACGCAAATACCCAGACAACAGAAGAAATTCCAATGGAGTTAGAAGTAAGTGTTAAAACACATATAACAGAAGAAACTGAAGTAACCATCGAAGATGCAGATGAAGAACTACAAAATGAGATGGAAAACGTTCAATATGAATACGTACAAG GAACGTACGAAAACATTGAAGCATCACAAGAAGATTATATTCAATACGACTcaacagaaaatgaaaaaatcacaaCAGAGGTGATGATTGAAAATT CCCAACAAGAACAGACTCTATCTTTGGAAGAGCAATTAGCAGCAGTACAAAGGCAACTCCAAGAGCTAGCCCAACTACCATCATCCATTCAAGAAACCCTAAGTGTGGTCACGCAACAATTAGCAAATATAGTAGGAGACAAAAAACCAAATACAGAAACTGATGAAGATCCTGAAACAAGAAATGAAGAGATGAACGAAAATACTGAAACCGTTGAAGCTGGAGAAGCTGAGGAAGTTGAAGAGCATCAAATGAATGAAG gAAACAACCCTGAGTTAGTAATAGATGAAGCAAGTGATAGAGCTGAGATGGAAGGTGGACAATCTGATGTACTATCTGACATCTACGAAGAACAAGAGGTTTCCGAAACAACGGAAGAAGCAAATTACGAAGAAATTCTTGCAGCACAACTAGAAGCTCAACGCATTGAAGAGGAAAGGCAGGCAAAGCATCAGCTG GTGGACGAATGGAATCGCAAATGGCCTTGGTGCGACACCTCCAAAAAAGTATACAA aatcaacTTTCTGAAGTATACCCCTCCCGCAAAAAATCTGGAATATCTTCAACGATCTGATGTTTATCGTCTGGTGCATGACATGGAACCCCCAGTGAGAGGAATCAGCTTGAGATCTGAGAAAATTTTAGCTGCTCAAGACTACTATACAGCTGAAAGCAATTGA
- the LOC123677912 gene encoding titin isoform X1: MTMEIYLKRPHSGVPWGFRLIGGSDSHLPIVVSKIVEGSVAEQSGLEEDVLLERINNVPTSGLTHAEVNQIILATEDELFLTVRKVNLENLILASLNEEDSNSEITNILRQAVNTTTVIEEETELEELGLKKEFGVTMIIDNNKNKSENQISKDKNIYTPHISKYQLPQAQDSNKKWTTFLQKPKNPKPTSKNQAPPIPKSEQYKVIITKQPKREKQEIKPQEIPSQEEIVEEKEDANTQTTEEIPMELEVSVKTHITEETEVTIEDADEELQNEMENVQYEYVQGTYENIEASQEDYIQYDSTENEKITTEVMIENSQQEQTLSLEEQLAAVQRQLQELAQLPSSIQETLSVVTQQLANIVGDKKPNTETDEDPETRNEEMNENTETVEAGEAEEVEEHQMNEGNNPELVIDEASDRAEMEGGQSDVLSDIYEEQEVSETTEEANYEEILAAQLEAQRIEEERQAKHQLEIQEEEENRKRRSTIRPIILPGGRKWVDPDDVVVKVKNPKMTDEKICNTLESFSEVIVGKTKGINFLKYTPPAKNLEYLQRSDVYRLVHDMEPPVRGISLRSEKILAAQDYYTAESN; this comes from the exons ATGACCATGGAAATATACCTGAAAAGACCTCATTCTGGAGTTCCTTGGGGATTTCGCCTCATCGGCGGTTCGGATTCCCATCTACCTATCGTAGTTTCCAAG ATTGTTGAGGGAAGTGTTGCCGAGCAGTCAGGGTTAGAAGAAGACGTCCTTCTTGAGAGGATCAATAATGTACCTACTTCTGGATTAACGCATGCTGAGGTCAACCAGATCATATTGGCTACAGAAGATGAGCTATTTCTCACAGTGAGAAA GGTGAATctagaaaatttaattttagcaTCTTTGAAC GAAGAAGACAGCAATTcggaaataacaaatattttaCGTCAGGCAGTAAATACAACTACAGTTATTGAGGAAGAAACAG agCTCGAGGAACTAGGGCTGAAAAA AGAATTCGGTGTGACTATGATAATAGATAACAATAAGAATAAAAgtgaaaatcaaatttcaaaagacAAAAACATCTACACTCCTCACATTAGCAAGTATCAATTGCCACAAGCACAAGATTCAAATAAAAAGTGGACAACATTTTTACAGAAGCCTAAGAACCCCAAACCAACGTCCAAAAATCAGGCCCCACCTATACCAAAG TCCGAGCAATACAAAGTCATCATTACAAAACAGCCTAAAAGAGAAAAACAGGAAATCAAACCTCAA GAAATACCCAGCCAAGAAGAAATAGTAGAGGAAAAAGAAGACGCAAATACCCAGACAACAGAAGAAATTCCAATGGAGTTAGAAGTAAGTGTTAAAACACATATAACAGAAGAAACTGAAGTAACCATCGAAGATGCAGATGAAGAACTACAAAATGAGATGGAAAACGTTCAATATGAATACGTACAAG GAACGTACGAAAACATTGAAGCATCACAAGAAGATTATATTCAATACGACTcaacagaaaatgaaaaaatcacaaCAGAGGTGATGATTGAAAATT CCCAACAAGAACAGACTCTATCTTTGGAAGAGCAATTAGCAGCAGTACAAAGGCAACTCCAAGAGCTAGCCCAACTACCATCATCCATTCAAGAAACCCTAAGTGTGGTCACGCAACAATTAGCAAATATAGTAGGAGACAAAAAACCAAATACAGAAACTGATGAAGATCCTGAAACAAGAAATGAAGAGATGAACGAAAATACTGAAACCGTTGAAGCTGGAGAAGCTGAGGAAGTTGAAGAGCATCAAATGAATGAAG gAAACAACCCTGAGTTAGTAATAGATGAAGCAAGTGATAGAGCTGAGATGGAAGGTGGACAATCTGATGTACTATCTGACATCTACGAAGAACAAGAGGTTTCCGAAACAACGGAAGAAGCAAATTACGAAGAAATTCTTGCAGCACAACTAGAAGCTCAACGCATTGAAGAGGAAAGGCAGGCAAAGCATCAGCTG GAAATCCAGGAAGAAGAAGAGAACAGGAAAAGGAGAAGCACGATACGACCTATAATCTTACCAGGAGGCAGGAAGTGGGTGGACCCAGACGATGTGGTGGTGAAGGTGAAGAATCCAAAGATGACAGACGAGAAAATTTGCAACACACTCGAGTCGTTTTCCGAAGTGATCGTTGGAAAAACGAAAGG aatcaacTTTCTGAAGTATACCCCTCCCGCAAAAAATCTGGAATATCTTCAACGATCTGATGTTTATCGTCTGGTGCATGACATGGAACCCCCAGTGAGAGGAATCAGCTTGAGATCTGAGAAAATTTTAGCTGCTCAAGACTACTATACAGCTGAAAGCAATTGA
- the LOC123678796 gene encoding cuticle protein-like has translation MLVSVCGHLHSEENMENYFVLLSISLAAIILLVRGEETFSFHKFRGPVSGEVQQVITKNQNVDYTAKPDYSFSYGVQDPVSGNSQIHEQSRDGSAVHGEYRVLQSDGIVRIVRYIADSENGFQATVEYEPHQS, from the exons ATGCTTGTATCAGTCTGTGGTCACCTACATTCAGAGGAAAACATGGAGAATTACTTTGTTTTGCTT AGCATCTCATTAGCAGCAATAATTTTACTTGTTAGGGGAGAAGAGACATTTTCTTTCCACAAATTTCGTGGCCCTGTGAGTGGAGAGGTACAGCAAGTAATAACAAAAAACCAAAATGTAGATTATACG GCAAAACCAGACTATTCTTTTTCCTATGGAGTCCAGGATCCAGTGAGTGGAAATTCCCAAATCCACGAACAATCCAGAGATGGCAGTGCAGTCCACGGTGAATACAGAGTGTTACAATCTGACGGCATCGTACGGATTGTGAGATATATTGCCGATTCAGAAAATGGATTTCAAGCTACTGTAGAATATGAGCCACACCAATCTTGA
- the LOC123678798 gene encoding cuticle protein 19-like: MIKTIIIITIVLKSMSCITVKYNEAETKEEPTSYPKYHFEYGVKDGQTGDIKEQTEERDGDAVKGEYSLLEPDGTIRRVQYEDDGKSGFNAIVTKMGHAVHPAEPAKQPAPVHYRGYLH, encoded by the exons ATGATCAAG ACAATTATAATTATAACAATTGTGTTGAAGTCCATGTCCTGTATAACTGTTAAATACAATGAAGCAGAAACTAAAGAAGAACCAACT TCCTACCCAAAGTACCACTTCGAGTACGGCGTCAAAGACGGTCAAACAGGCGACATCAAAGAACAGACAGAAGAAAGGGACGGTGATGCAGTCAAAGGAGAATATTCACTTCTTGAGCCAGATGGCACCATCAGAAGAGTCCAGTATGAAGATGACGGTAAAAGCGGGTTCAACGCCATCGTCACTAAGATGGGACACGCTGTACATCCTGCTGAACCCGCGAAACAACCTGCGCCAGTGCATTACAGGGGTTACCTGCACTGA